The Arachis ipaensis cultivar K30076 chromosome B05, Araip1.1, whole genome shotgun sequence nucleotide sequence CTACCAGCCCAATCTGCCATCTCCCGTGACAAACCCCTCAATGCATCTATGTACCACTCATATCCAGCCTTGCTTGGACTGTAAGCAGCATTTATGAGATACCGCTTTTTCTCTGTAGACTTGAAATGAGACATAAAGTTCGCCGCCATGTGCTGGACACAATAAGCATGACACGCTCTAGGAGGCTGCCACCCACTACCATCAACTCTCAATGCAGCTTTAATCGCTTGGGATCTGtcaaaaataatcaaaatagGCCTTTTTGTGAGGTCATGTGTCACCTCAGATTGGTAAGAAAGAAAGAACAGGACTCTGTGGTCTCAGACTCAACAATTACAAAGGCTACAAGAAGGATATTGTTGGTATCGTCTTGTGCCACTACAATAAGCAAACCACGGCCATATTTACCATACAGATACGTGTCATCGACGGAGACGAACGGCTTGCAATTCTTGAAAGCCTCCACACAAGCAGGGAAGACCCAAAATACTTTATCAAACATGCTGCAATCACGCACCATAAGGTTCCCATCATAGTACGGTATAGCCATGATCTCACCTATCGTTCCGAGATAACGACTCTGTAGTGCTTGCAGCAACTTCGGCACCTTAttgtatgactcctcccaatcaTCGTATATCTGggcaattgccttttgctttgcCATTCAGACCTTTCTGTACGAGGATTTGAAGTGATAGCTTTGCCTAACTGCACTTTGTAGGATATATATGCTAACAGATGGCGAGGATTGTATCAACGGGGGATGACATGGCAGATGAGACTGCTGTCCAATTGTCGGTAGTCTTGAGACATGGTGGGTGCTAAACACGTGTGCACTCTTCCAACTCTACGCACCTCCCTAAAGAAATAAAACAACCGTGGTTGAGTTGTATAACAAGCATAACAATGATAAATGAGAATATAGAACACACTCAAAACTTGAACTTACCAATATCCGAGATTCTGTCGAAGAGAAACACGGAGACGCCAAGGACAGCCTGCTTCAATTTGCCGGcaatgcacatggtactttaatcgaTCTGATTCCACGACTCGGTACTCAACACTTCTACGAATGCTGTAATTCTTCACACCCTACATTACTATATCTCTACTTTTGAATATGTGCCCAACCCAAAAGTCCACACCACCGTCTAAGTTGTAATCGTCTTCACCTGTATTGGAAAATagatttttctcttgcatcacgTCTAGATCCGATGTATGATAGTAACTGGGTACAGATGACAATGTCGGAATTGGGTGCGGGGCAGGCAGAAGATACCAACGTGATGCCTGACTTGGTTCTCTGGTACaaactcctcctcctcatcatctttAGAAGAGCTCTTGTTGCTATCCGCAACATACTCCTCGTCGGAGTCTTTACCGTCAACATTCATGTCTTCCACTGGACTAGCAACGTGTAGCAGTTTTGGTATGAGAAGTGGGTCATCCTGCACAAAGTCTGACTGGCTAGTCGCCACCGACATCACCAACCTCCGCAGAAAGCTCCATTTCTTGTTCCGCCATGATTCTCTCATGTATGTTAAACATCATATGCACGTGCTCATCACCATGGAGCCAAAACAGACGAAATCGAAAAACTCCATTTTCCATCGGTGCTAGCCACCTATACCCCACCCTTCTGATCTCTTTTCTCCCATTTCCACCAACGCtactcaatatcaaactcttcagTTTCGACAAAGAACTTACCCGCTAGATACGCAATAGAATGagattctcacactcaaatatcatCCTAGTATCATTATTTCTCATATGACAATTGGGATACACACTTACAACCAGATAACCAATACTATTAGACATTTTGACTTACTTTTCGGAAGAAAAAAGGTATAGAAAAATAAGTGAAATGTTTGTGAATAATACAAAAGGTTGCATATCCTTTTATAGCTACTAAAAATTTGTCGTAACGTATCTCATTTACACCGTAAACGTCACACTATAAGAGTACACGTATctcatttacactataaacgaaatACATATACttttatttcgtttacagtgatGAGATACGTTttcataaaaatactaaaaattacatattttaataaataaaatgctCTCACAtttacaaaaatattatatattatatttatttaaaaagaataaaacatCTAACAAAACGCCTTAAAGTCCTAAAGTAGGtttttttgtttaaataaaataaaataaaataacctgTCTTCTACTTCCCATCCTCCCTTCCTCCGTGGCCCCGTCTTATCTCTCTATTCGTGTTGGCAGTACTGCCAGTACTAGGCTACTATACTTTTATTGCTTTACTTATTACTTCTTTCACGCCCTTCACTGACCCGGTCTCACCCATCACCCCTCACCCAAACTACTTTGCGCTCACGCACACCCCCCTTTACCTCAGCAACAACATGCTCAACTCAAATCCCTGCAAACCCACGCGTTCACCACTATTACTATATTCCCCACAACACcagcaacaacaataaacaaGTCCCCACCCTTAAAGCCATCACCATACATATTGCTAAATTAAATGGGCGGCAACGGCAAGCACCGTTGGAGAATTTCGTTCCATCGTAATTCGAAGCTGGAGCAACAGCAGCCCAAGCATCCCCCTCCGAACGAATTCATATGCCCCATTTCCGGTTCATTAATGTCCGACCCGGTCGTCGTCGCTTCCGGACAAACCTTCGAGCGGCTTTCCATCCAAGTCTGCAACGACCTCTCCTTCTCCCCCACCCTACCCGACGGAACCCGACCCGATTTCTCAACCATTATCCCCAATCTTAACATCAGGACCAGCATCCAAAGCTGGTGCCGTAAAACCAAGACCGTACACCCGCCCGCACCGGATTACTCCTCACTCGAGCGCATCGTCAAGGACGCAATGGCCGCTGCAGCTCCTCCGCCCCCTCCGTCGGAGCCTGACATTAGGGTTTCTGAAAAGGAGCTCCTGAAGGCGGTGCCGGACAATCCGCCGGTGATATTCTCCCACGCCGCCACTGAGTTAGGTCCCCGAGTCAACCACTTCAACTCGGGATCCTCCGAGGAGTCCGTCGTCATCGGTGGCGCGAGTCCGGGTACTCCGCTTCCGTTCACGGTTCGGCCGACGTGCTTCTCGTCGTCGTCCTCCGTCTCCTCCGTTGAAATTACGGAGGTCGAGATCCAAGGGCAAAACCCTAGCGGACCTCTttcagaggaagaagaaaagctcGTGGCGAAGATGAAGAGCAACGAGGTCTTCGAGCAAGAAGAAGGAGCGATCTCGCTTCGGAACCTCACGCGGAGCAGCGAGGAAGCAAGGGTTTCACTCTGCACGCATCGAGTCCTCTCCCCTCTGCGTTCTCTCGTAGCATCGAGGTACGGCGTCGTGCAGGTCAACGCTGTTGCCTCACTGGTCAACCTTTCGCTTGAGAGACAAAACAAGGTGAGGATCGTGCGGTCAGGATTCGTTCCGTACCTGATCAACGCGCTCAAGGGTGGATCCTCTGAGACGCAGGAACACGCTGCAGGCGCGCTTTTCAGTTTAGCTTTGGATGATGATAATAAGATGGCGATTGGGGTCCTCGGCGCGTTGCAGCCTCTTATGCACGCGCTCCGATCCGAGTCCGAGCGAACTCGGCATGACTCGGCACTCGCGCTGTACCACTTGACCCTGGTTCAGAGCAACCGGGTCAAGCTTGTGAAACTCGGCGTGGTCCCCACCTTGCTGTCGATGGTGAAATCTGGAACCTTAGCGAGTAGGGTTCTGTTGATTCTTTGTAACCTTGCGGTTTGCATGGAAGGGAGGACGGCGATGTTGGATGCTGATGCGGTGGAGTGTTTTGTGGGATTGTTGAGGGAGAACGAGTTGGACTCGGAGTCGACTCGGGAGAACTGTGTGGCGGCGCTGTATGCGCTGAGTCACAGGAGCCTGAGATTCAAGGGGCTGGCGAGGGAGGCGAGGGCCATGGAGGTGCTGAAGGAGGTGGCGGAGGTGACGGGGACCGAGAGGGCGAGGGAGAAGGCCAAGAGGATTTTGCAGATGATGAGGGCTGCCGGTGATGGGGATGATGATGGGTCGGAGCATGATGGGGTTTTGGAATCCGGCGGGTTGACTCGGATGAGGTACCGAGTTGGCGGCAGTGGTGGCAGGAACAATGCCAACACCACCACGTTTTAGATTAATAGAGTTGACTCGAGTGATCGGCCTTCGAGTTCAAATTCATTGGTTGATGATCTTGCAGGTATAATGTAAGTGTCCGTTGCTAATTGTGGATTAATGGAAAGCAATATGAATCAATGCAAGTGTTCAATTAGATTGGAGGAGTCATGTGAATATATGATGGTGGTATTAGGCCTGCATTTTCCTTAGTTACTTATTTCTCACTAGGAATccattagtttattttattttatatatattttttcgcATTTATTCTGGACAGTTAAATTTGTTGGTTCAGGTTTCAGTAGGAAAAAGGAGTAAATTATTAGTTGATGAAAAATTGTAAGTAGCTAGAAAGGATTGGAGGAGGGATTGGTTTTTGGATTGGTAGCTATAGTTTGTGGTGGTGCCCTTGCTGGGTTTAGTTTGTGGTGAAATCATGGTGGTCATTTTCATATACCTGCTATTctggtgtttttattttttatttttttttgaattattattaTGATTTGGTTTTAGCTTATGCTGACTAATTTTAGTATGTAATCAGGTTTAGGTTAATGGTTGTACGCCAATGTGTACATACTACATAGTTATAAACTTACAATACAATGTTTACTTTGATGATATATACACAGCGTAGCTGTGGGATTATTTGGTATTGGTGGCTTAGGAAATGGTTCATGTGTCAGGGTTGTTAATACAGCAGTTTCATTCACGTTAGTTTTCTTTATAATATTGTTGTTTCAATATCAAAATTCAAAAGGCCTCAGGCTTTCAGTCGAACATAACAGTTATTTTAATCACGGAATCATCAGTTAgctaattttattttcttcttccgtAGGCCATTGTGTGTGGAGGAAGAGCGAATTTTGCTAAATTGTTTTTATCTTAACTTATTGGTTAAGTTCGTATCATGTCTGAAAGATGCAGCATTTTCAATTTGAGTTAAATCTGAGTTATCTAATAATCAAAAGTCCAATTGATTGAGATAGTGTAAGGTGTGCGGTCGTGTTTGGATGCTTCTCATTTGTTTTTTAGCTAATGGTCTAATTAAAATGCTCAGAAACTCAGAATCATAGAAAGACCATGCTAGCCCGAGAAAGACAAATATACAAGGAAAAACTAGCAAGAGTGCAAGAATCACTTTACTCTCCTGTTCGCTTCGGCGTAAGGAAGCTtcttttgataactgttgttatTAGTGGCAATGAAATATTGAATTTTccaataactaattttttttcatttgttggaacatttaaaatttagaatttataatttaaagttAAAAGTTTGAAAAAATAAATCGTATTcctaaaattaaagttgaaatatGGGTTTggagaaataataatttttttttattttatttaaaaaaaatcctacAAATTAAACTCTGGCCTAATACAGGTCAAAACAGTTTCTTTCACTAATCAGTGAGTTAAGTTTTAAAATAGTTTCTGAACTTGCACTCGAGTCTCAAAGTAATCCCTTAAGTTAATAATTACTCAGATTCGTCTCCAAACTTGTACTCCGAgactcatagtagtccctgaaaTATTTTCCATTTATCGGAAcctcaaaacgacgtcgttttgaattaaaaaaaaaaagagaaaaagaaaaaagaagcgtAGAAAAACGTGGtcgttttatattaaaaaaaaagacaattcctttgtccttcttcttcaactctgttcttttttttcttcaacagatcacaaaaataaaaaccaaCAATACAAAATATCACAAGAAAAAATCAGCATTAATCAGAAAAGATCAATCAACTTAAATAGCAAGCATTAATCAGCCTAAAAAAGCAACAAGCACAAAAAATagcaacaataaaaaaaacaGTAATAATTACAGAATAGAAAACAACTAAAATTAATCGTTGTTGTTATATTAAAATAGGATCAGCAACAATAATCACCCAAGACATTAAAGAACATTAGAACAATGattgaataactaaaaaaattaaagaaaaaaattaccATGGCCGAGAGAGAGACCGTGCCAGAGGAGAGAAGAGTGAGATTGAGCGGAGATGATGGAGGCTAGCGAGCGGTGGCGGCAGCGAAACGGAAGCCGGCGAGCGACGATGGCAGTGGCAGCGAAGGTTGAGGAGAGCTCTTGTGAGTGTGAGAGTATGGTTGGGGAGAGGGAGGGCATCAGATTAGAAAGGAGAAGAGAAAGGGGAAGAATCTCAGGTTGgggaagcagaagaagaaggcgAAGGAGAAGGGTTGGAGGAGGGAAAGGAGACGGGTTGGGGATGGAGAAGGGGAAGGGGAAAGTTGGAGGAGGGAAAAGGGTTGGGGATGGGGATGAGGAAGGGAACATATTGGAAATTGGGAGGGGGCGAGGGTTCTACGctatgcttttttcttttttttttttttttggtttttgggtAGGGGGTTCTACGCtacgcttcttttttttttggtttttttttttttcaaaatgaagTCATTTTAAAGTTGTGATGAACGAAAAATATTTTAGGGACTATTATGAGTCCCAGAGTATAAGTATAGCGAcgaatttgagtaattattaatttcaaggattactttaaggttcgagtgcaacttcagggactattttgagaCTTAACTCTTAATCAATACCAAATGCTTTGACTTTCCAATCAAGGCCCTTCTGTCACGAAAATTTTGGTACATGCGGTGCTTGCTAGTTGCTAGCTAtgaggattttttatttaaattaaataaatacaaaaattactaaaatacataaaatataaagtaATTATCTATATGCACAACATATCACATCTCGGATACTGAAAGGTGAAGTAGAAAATAGGCATATTTCGGATACTGAAATCCTGTTTTATCACTATATGACGCCGTGACGTATTTAGAGTATACCTGAGATACGTGTTAAGTGGGAGAGCGGATATTGAGCATTTGAGATACACCTAAACTCGTAATAGGATCTCAATATCCGAGATACGTATGAAACGTATAATTTGGGTCTCAACATCCGAGATATGCTCTGAGGCATATATAAGGCCACAACAGCCAAAATTTTCATTAATTTGAATAGTTTCTAAGAATTTTGTGACTTTATAACAGCTTAAATTCGAGCTCCTGAAGTACATATGGCCCTTGACAATATGTTCGCGATGGTGACATCAACAGACTAAATGCGACTTGACACATAATTGGAGCTTTGGATTTTGAGGTTAGCTTTTTTCCTCTTTTATTTTCAGTAAATAATTAGTTTAGATGTTTAggttttattaatttagttaatgcGCTAGGTATTTTGAGTAAGGTAAGTTAGAAGTTCTATATTAACTTAGGTAGGTATAgtttgttttaatatttttataattaattttaacttaAGTAGGTATTTCGGATACTAAGACCCTGTTTCGAGTTTGCACGTATCTCGGATGCTCAGTATTTGCCGGGTTGGTGGCATTTAGCGCCACTCCTCCCGAGACAAACCAAGCATGTTATCCTtcttggcgctaaacgccagataGCTGGCGCCAAACGCCAGGTTAGGTTTTTTTTGCGAACTCATCAACGCTAAATGCCAGGAGCTGCGCTAAACACCACCATGGCAGTGGCAAATTCCCTTGGAATGTGGTGCGaattttataaccacaaactaaccggcaagtgcactgggtcgtaccaagtaatacctcatgtgagtgaggattgattccacgaggattgagggactaagcaacaatggttgattaatttacttagttagacaaacataaaatagtgtttgagagtttaaaagcattaaacagtaaattcaaaatatcagaagacaggcaagtaaataagttggaaaaacaatatggagaagacagttaaggtttcagagttatctattttccagattgacttttcttattaatttattttaatcatgcaagatttaattcatggcaaactatatgtgactagaatctaatttcttagacctttctagtctcctctaactttcatcaaccgccaattccttggtcaattaattccaattaggggggtGAAGTTTAactctagttattatgccacaaaaattctaattatccaaatataagaggattatatgtcacgtatcccgttaagtccagataattagaatttaggagaaattattttcaagctgttgttcaagtaaagagcttttccaagttatacaagaactcaattagaaagagggtcatacttccgttccacccaaattcataatataaagaacgaaaataatttttgaattataaatcagtacatgaattaaaatagaaaaacaatagaatcaatccatacaatagacaaagctcctaaccttaacagtggaggtttagttgctcatggaaaagagtgaaaactaggattctgataAACTGTAAATTGGGATGAGGTGGAATAATccccagaagagaagtttcttctttttatatctaatcctaattaatttaaaatctattttctaaaattaaaataatatcttttcctattttaaaataaaatttaaatttaaatcagaattaattaaataatccgCGCCTTGTAACgtggggaccacttggcttcactgAATCCACGCTTAACTTGGCTAAGAGCTGCGCCTAACTTCATGCTGTTCACCACACAAGGCGCCTTATTTGGATTGAAGAGGAGGCAATGCACCTTACTTGGAGGAGAGCAAATGTTGCGTGTTGTTGTTGtttcttgcgcctaacttgagaaatctcaagttaggcgcagccttggcagagTTGATGGAagagaagtatggactattatatatcattggaaagctctgaaagttgactttccaacgccactgaaatcacgtccattggacttctgtagctcgagttatttaggtttgagtgcagagaggttaggGTTAACAGCATCATtcgtcttcttctctttttctgcggaaactccatcaaatccagccaaatgctacctaaaataaacagaattgcacaagacttaAAGTAGCACCCATAGTggctaaaaaataattaattcttgattaaactcaataatttaaatgcaaattcactaggaaaagataagaaagatgctcacgcatcacaacaccaaacttgaattgttgcttgtcctcaagcaacaaaaactaatataagcttaggatgtgaatttgcatgagagtgagagttcaattaaactcatgtctcttcttgaagtggggtttacaactgcaatcctgaataggtttggcatctcactatcctttgaatcagaagaatgttTCTGTCAtctggaattagaatccggataatattatgaattctctagtcTTTTAGACTTTagtttaattcttgaacacaacaaatttcttttgattctcttttctttggtgctttgcaccttgagcctagccgtgactttaaatattttgtctcaaactTCACTtgatacaaaaacaccacaagcatttaactggGGAACTTtcttgaagttctgatttttctttcagctactcccaaacagtggtgctcaaagcctttgacatactctgctaaatgcacttggtctcgactctaagtgttttgtctcaaggattacttgacacaaaaacaccacaagtatatgactagggaaataactctttgagcttttaatcatgtctgacctccctaatcattgatgctcagagtcttggatcttgcttttatttttttcttttgctgtttcttttgctttaagaattaaacttttacttattgcaaagaattcataatagttctctaagtTCCTATTctttgtacatcaacattctttgattcaaatttaaatatgcattaTTCATGTCATGtattcagagtcacagaaaataccaccacatttggaTAAATGAggctactctaaaaattaaactcaatttctcatgcactacatctttttttttctttttgatttcaagctcagtgagtaatacatgagacaaatttttttttttaactaaaagcaAATGACATAATGAAACTAAATCTAAGAACTAaaagtactaaagatcatgcaggcaatcaaagcaacagaaagcagaagacaacaaaataagaacgaaagagaaatagaatgaaaggaactcaaccacctcagttatgctggtggccatctcattcctccatgaagaacattcatctccctttggtgctattaaaataaacagaaaaggccAAAAGCGAagcaacaacaccaaacttaaaagtttgcttgtcctcaagcaaagaaaatctgAAAACAGGGTGTCAAAAATTATTCTTAATTACTCATGTTCTTGTTCTAATCATTCTGCATgaccaaaacacatgtaaaacaagaaaaattctaaaaaaaaaaatagataaagtaatttaaaaccaaaactaaaataactataatgctaaaatcaaaataaccataaaattaaaaccaaagcaactgcaaaaccaaggatactagtagttgggttgcctcccaacaagcgcttctttaatgtcactagcttgacacttaattgttaaattttcttcctcttcttccagttggttaaaagaaatgactcAAAAGGGGGAGAGGTGAAGattagtgccccctgatataaagtcctcctaacaagctttcttttattgtgattagcttgattcaccttgcttgttagggtagaggttggattattttttgctgaccttttcttcttcatagatattttcttctctttcttggtCACAATACccttttttgtgctttccttgattgccttcacttctttgatttcaaaatttgggtgttgtgtgatggttagagtgtacccttcgtcaagaacttcttgaattggtggttcaataaactcaccctctatgctaCTCTCTGCTTCATTAGAGTGTAGATTCCCATAATTATTTTCATCCCTTgcaacctcctttgtttgtgcatcttcgttctttgttggtgcatcttcctcctttatttttgcatcttcctcttcttccatgtgtgagggtggaaaaTTCTCTAATACACTGGAGtataaactcctttgattgattttctcactttcttccataggatcttgcattatatctcttgagaagaaatttgcttgttcctcttcctgAGACTTGATAATCAACTGCACAtatttctctacatttttgacactcgtccttatatcatgtatgaattctttcatgagaaactcaatagatgatggttcttgatatgaataagaaggagatgatggttcttgataagagtaaaaagaggatggttcttggtataaatagggagatggtggctcttggtaTAGAtagggagatggtggctcttggtatgaatatggagatggtggttcttgatagttggaacatggagcactgaagtttctttggttttgactttgccaaccaaaatttgggtagttcctccatccaTAATAATAAGAATCACTACTtaggtgtgagtagtaacccatgtgatctctcttcattatttttccttaacacaaaacaccaaacataattaaacgcaccatgtggtaaatagaaaagtaaagaagaaagaactgaaagatttttttttgtttaaaaaatatatatatatataatttttttatcaaaaagaaataaaataaaaaataaaaaataatgaaaacaaacaaaaataaaataaaataaaaaaataaaataaaaaataagctaAATAATTAAGaaactaaaaaaagaaaacaaaaattaaaaaggaaaataaaaaaaacaacgaaagaaagttttaaa carries:
- the LOC107643932 gene encoding U-box domain-containing protein 38, translated to MGGNGKHRWRISFHRNSKLEQQQPKHPPPNEFICPISGSLMSDPVVVASGQTFERLSIQVCNDLSFSPTLPDGTRPDFSTIIPNLNIRTSIQSWCRKTKTVHPPAPDYSSLERIVKDAMAAAAPPPPPSEPDIRVSEKELLKAVPDNPPVIFSHAATELGPRVNHFNSGSSEESVVIGGASPGTPLPFTVRPTCFSSSSSVSSVEITEVEIQGQNPSGPLSEEEEKLVAKMKSNEVFEQEEGAISLRNLTRSSEEARVSLCTHRVLSPLRSLVASRYGVVQVNAVASLVNLSLERQNKVRIVRSGFVPYLINALKGGSSETQEHAAGALFSLALDDDNKMAIGVLGALQPLMHALRSESERTRHDSALALYHLTLVQSNRVKLVKLGVVPTLLSMVKSGTLASRVLLILCNLAVCMEGRTAMLDADAVECFVGLLRENELDSESTRENCVAALYALSHRSLRFKGLAREARAMEVLKEVAEVTGTERAREKAKRILQMMRAAGDGDDDGSEHDGVLESGGLTRMRYRVGGSGGRNNANTTTF